GCTGCGCAGCCTGACGAGCGCCGGCCTGTTCCACGATGCCGGGCTGCTGCACGAGAAGCGCGGCGACCTGGAGCAGGCAGCCGACTGCTTCCTGCGCCACGCCGAGAGCTCGCCCGAGGCGCGCCAGGACCTGGAGCGCGAGCTGGAACGCATCGCGGTCCGCCATACCGGCATGCCCGCCGCGATTCGCATGGCCGCCGTGGGGCAGCCGGGGCGGGCCGCGCCGATCTACCTGGAGCACGGCCATCCGGAGCGCGCCGCCGAGCTGTTCAGCGCCGCCGGCGAGCACCGATCCGCCGCCGCCTGCCTGGCGCAGTGCGGCCAACTGCGGGAGGCCGCGTGCGAGGCGGCCGCCGGCGGCGAGGAGGGCATCCGGAATGCGGTGCGCTATCTGGTCGCCTACCTGCACGAGGACATTCTCGAAGCCTACGACCGGGGCAGAGAGTTGGCCCGTACCGCCGGGCGCCTGTTCCGCGGCGGCGAGTACCCGAGGGCGCTGGCGCACTACCTTGCGGTGGGAGCGGTGCGCGGCGACCTCTACCTGGAGGAAGTTACCGCGGCCTGCGGCAAACTGGAACTGCACGCCGTCGCCATCGACTACTGCCTGGACCGAGGTCGGAGCGCCGCGGCGGCGGCCTACCTGGACGCACGCCCGGGCCTGGTGCTGACGCCGGCGGAGGTTGAGTGGCTCGTGTGCGGGCCTGGTCATGGCTCGCGGCTCGACACTACCGAGAGCGAGTACGCGGGCGCGCACGGGGTGCTGTTTCGGCTCATGCACGGCTGCCTGTACCGCGGCGCGGCGCCCGACTGCCGGCAACGGGTGGCCGCGCTGCTCGACGGGCTGCCTCCCCACTATGGCCTGTCCGGTCTCCTGCCGGTCGAGTTGAGCGACCTGATCGTCGATCTGCGCCGCTACGAGGTGATCGTCGACGTCCACACGGGGCTGCGGTACTCCCCGCCGTCGGATGAGGAACGGGACCACTTTCTCGCCCGTCTGAAGCGTACGGCGGAGCAGGAACACGATCCGGAGTTGACGCTCTGCACGCTGCTCGACGATCGTGCGGCGTTCGATGCGGGGCTGCAGGCGATGCAGCCGAGTGCACGCAACGTGGCGCTGTTCGCGCACAGCGGCCGGCACTATGCCGCGGCGGCGGAGTTCCTGGTGCAGCAGGGCGACCGGGAGCGGGCTGCAACGGTGTGCACCGACCACGAGGACTACGAGCGCGCCGGCAGAATCCACGAGCAGGCCGGCGACCTCGCCGCGGCCGCACACTCCTACCGCGACGGCATGTGCCTCGACGACGCGCTGCGCTGTTACGAGCAACTCGGCGAGGAAGGGGAGATGGCGCGCGTCTTTGAAGTTCAGCACCGGTATGAGGAGGCGGTTGCGATCTGGCAACGGCTCGGCCACAAGCAGGAGGTGGAGCGCGTACGCGGCAAGATGGGGTGATGCGGTGGCACAACGCCGGGTGGCTCACCGGGGGGCGTTTCGCCGCGCCGGTGTTCGGTTCACCTCGTGGCGGGTTGCCGGCTGCGCGGAGGCGCCGGTAGAGTGGCGCCGGATGGAGGGCTGATGGAACGATTGCGGGTCGGCGTCGTCGGATGCGGCAAGATCAGCGCGGCCTACTTCAGGGGCTGCCGGGAGTTTCCGATTCTGGACGTGGTGGCGTGCGCCGACCTGGTCGCCGGGCGCGCGGCGGCGCAGGCGGCGGAGTTCGGCATCCCGCGCGCGCTCACGCCGGAAGAGCTGCTGGCCGACGACGGGGTCGACCTGGTGGTGAACCTGACCATCCCGGCCGCCCACCACGCGGTGTCGCGGGCGGCAATCGATGCCGGCAAGCACGTGTGGTGCGAGAAGCCGCTGGCCGTGGAGCGCGCCGAGGGCGAGGACCTGGTGCGCGCCGCGGGGCATGCCGGGGTGTTGCTCGGCTGCGCGCCCGACACCTTCTTCGGCGGTGGCCACCAGACCTGCCGCAAGCTGATCGACGACGGCTGGATCGGCAAGCCGCTGCACGCGGCGGCGTTCATGGCCGGCCCCGGCCACGAGAGCTGGCACCCCGATCCGGAGTTCTACTACCAGCCCGGCGGCGGCCCGATGTTCGACATGGGCCCCTACTACCTGACCGCCCTGGTGCACCTGCTCGGCCCGGTGCGCAGCGTCGCCGGCCTCACCCGCGTCAGCCGGCCCGAGCGGCTGATCACCAGCGAACCGCGCCGCGGCGAGCGCATCACGGTACGGGTGCCGACCCACGTGCAGGGCCTCTTGGAGTTCGCCGGCGGCGCGCAGGCGGTGATCGTGACCAGCTTCGACGTGCAGGCGGCGCACCTGCCGCGCATCGAGGTGTTCGGCAGCGAGCGGACGCTGGCGGTGCCCGATCCGAACGGACCGGGCGGGCCGGTGGCGGTCGGGCAGGCGCGCAGCGAGTGGCAGGAGGTGCCGCTGACGCACGGCTACACCGCCACCAGCCGCGGCATCGGCGTTGCCGACATGGCGTACGCGATCCGCACCGGCCGCCCGCACCGCGCTTCCGGCGCCCTCGCACTGCACGTACTCGACATCATGCACGCCATCCATGAAGCCGCGGCCGAGCGCCGCCAGGTCGACCTCACCACCACCTGCGAACGCCCGGCCCCGCTGCCCATGGGCCTGCAGCCCGCTACCCTGGACTGATCCTTGGCAGCACGCGCCCGTGCCGCCTGCCGTTGGGCCGCCAACAGGACACCCTGGACTGAATCTTGGAACGCTGCGACGCGGTCCAGCGCGCCAACGCGTGTCGCGCAGGCGCATGTCGGGCGCCGCGGCCGTTGGGCTCGGCTCGGGCTCCCCGGTCTGATCCTGTTGCGCGCCCGTGCGCTGCCGACGGGCTTGTCAACCCGGCGCTTCCGGCGGCGCTCACCTGCCGGGCGCCGCCCGTCGCCACCCGGACCGGCGCGCCGTCTCTGGAGCCGTAACGACCACGCCAAGTTGACGGCTCGTGGCGCGGTTGTGGTAATCAGGCGCCATGACCAACGACTCTTCGACTGACTATCCCGTCCAGTTCCGCGTGGAGTACCCCGATGGGCCGCGCGACCGCGGTTCGGTGCTGGTGCGTGTGCTGCTCGCCATCCCGATACTGATCATTGCCGGCCTGCTGTCGGGCAACTTCCCCCTTGACGACTCCGACATGACCCGCGCGCAGGCGTCGGTGGCAGGCGCCGGCCTGTCGATCGCCACCGCGCTGATGATCCTGTTCCGGCAGAAGTACCCGCGCTGGTGGTTCGACTTCATGCTCGCGCTGTCCCGGTTCAGCGCACGGATCGGTGCGTACCTGCTGCTGCTGCGCGACGAGTACCCCTCTACCGACGAGCAGCAGGCCGTGCACCTGGACATTGCCTATCCCGACGTCGCCGGGCTCAACCGCGTGCTGCCGCTGTTCAAGTGGCTGCTGGCAATCCCGCACTACATCGTGCTGTCGCTGCTGAGCGTGGTGGCGCTGGTAATCGCCGTGGTCAGTTGGGTCGCCATCCTGGTCACCGGTGAGCAGCCGAAGTGGGCGTTCGAGTTCCTGGAAGGGCTGATGCGCTGGGGCTGGCGGGTCACGGCGTACGCCTTCCTGCTCACCACCGACCGCTACCCGCCGTTCAGCCTGTAGCCATCCGGCCCGGTACCGCGCGGGTCAGGGGCGGTCGAGGTAGGCGATGGTGAGCGGGCCGTCGGGGAGCACGCACAGGCGCTCGGGGGCCAGGTCGGCGAGGGTCGCCTCGATGTTGCGGGTGGGGCGAAACAGGGCGGCGCGGATCTGGGCGTCGCTGAGGCCGTCGCTGTACACGTAGACGTCGGCGTGCCGCTGGATCAGCGCCTGGATCTGCACCTGCCACTGGTCCTGCTCCGAAAACCCCGGGCGCCGCAGCAGTTCGAGGATCGCTTCCGGTGAGCCGGCCTCGGCGAGCAACTCGGCGTAGCGGCCGTGATCGGGCAGCCCGTCCTCGCAGCCGGCGGCCATGACGATCGCGCCACCGGGCCGCACGATGCCCCTGGCGGCCTGCATCCCCTTCACCGTCTGGTACAGGTTCTGGTCGAGCGGGTAGCCGCTGTTGGTGGTGACCACGGCGTCGTACGGCTCCTCCACCGCCACCATCGCGCTCTCGCGCACGAACGCGCACCCGCGCCGGTGCGCCTCGATCACGTCGCCGGCGAACACGCCGCTGATCTCGCCGCCGTTGTTCAACGTCACGTTGAGCAGGAACAGCGGTTCGATCAGCAGCGCCGCCTCGCGCATCTCCTCCCAGATCGGGTTGCCGTCGGTGATGCCCCAGGTGGCGCCGGGATCGCCGATCATGGCGTAGCCGTGGTTGGTGAGCACGCTCTCGTGGCCGGCCAGCGCCGGCAGCGCCCCCTTCGGTCCGCCCGAGAAGCCCGCGAAGAAGTGCGGCTCGATGAACCCCGTGAAGATCGCCAGGTCGGCCTCCATCACCAGCCGGTTTAGGCGAATCGCATTGCCGCGGCTCGTGGTGCCGGCGGCCACCAGACCTGCGTCGTCCCAGGCATCGTGCTGCAGGCAGCGGTAATTCTCCACGATGGCCGCGCCAAGCATCTGCCGCAACTCCTCCGGCGTCTGCCGGCGGTGGGTGCCGAGCGCGTTGATCAGGGTGATGTCGCCGCGCGCCACGCCGGCTTCCTCCAGGGCCGCCAGCAGCACCGGCAGGATACGGTCATTGGGCGTGGCGCGGGTGATGTCGCTGTGGGTCACCACGACGCGCCGCTTGCCGGCGGCCAGTTGGGCCAACGGCGGCGCGCCAATCGGCTCGGCCAGCGCCGCCCTGAGCGCCGCGGCCTCATCGCCCACGCCGGCCACGTGCCGCGGGCGCACCACGGCGGCCCCTTCCGGCACCTCGATAGTCAACCCGTCGCGCCCGTAGGCGAGCGCAACCGGCTTCGTTGCCGCGCCGTTTCCGGCGTGTCCGGCCACGCCGCCGTTGACCGGCCCGGTGCCACCCGCGCCGCTCATCGCCGTCCGCCGGTGGGCGCATGGCCCGGCCCGAATTGACCGCGGCCGCCGATGCTTCGCCTTCGCAACCGAGCCCCAAGTGTGGTCGCGTGGCCCTGCCGGCGTGCGGCGGCCCGATCGCCGCCCACCGTCCCGCTGCGGGCGGGGCGGCGCCGGGAATACCAAACGGCGGCGTTGGTGATTTGCTCCGGACGGCCTCCGGCGGCGCGGCGAACGATCGGCTGGGCACCGCGGCGTGCGGACGGGACGCGGAGCGTTGTGGCGCCGGCAGCGGCCTGCGAAGCGCCGGGGCACGCCGGAATGACCGCGGCCGGACGATGCTCATCGTCTCTCCCCCCTGCAGCCGGCGAGGCAAGGCCGCGCGCTCCGGACCACAGCGGATGGCATCGGCTCACTGCCCGCCTCCCGCCTGCAGGCGTTGCGCGGCGCCGGGGTCGCCGATGTGCAGGGTGTCGTAGGCCTGCTGCGGCGAGGTGAAGGCGCCCAACCCGGCGTGGCCGTGCCAATCGCCCTGGTTCAGGATCGGCGCAGGCAGCCCGGTGTCCCGGCATCGCTGTTCGATCCATCGCTCCATGCGCCCGCGCAGGAACGCCGCCACGTCGGGCAACTCGTCCGCCAGGTTGTGCAGTTCGTCCGGGTCGTCGGTCAGGCGGTACAGCTCCACCGGCGGCTTGAAGTGGAAGTCGGGCTCCAGCGCCGCGATCAGCTTCCACTCCGGCGTGCGCCAGCCGTGCTTGCGCATCCAGGTGCACTCGGTCAGGTACAGCTCGCTGGCGTGACTGTGGCGCGCGCCGCGCACCATCGGCAGCAGGCTGCGGCCGTCGAACCGCGCTTCGTCGTACGGCAGGCCGGCCAGCTCCAGCAGCGTCGGCACCAGGTCCTGGTGCTGGTTGTAGCCGGCCACGCGTACCCCGCCCGGCAGCCCGGGCGGGTAGCGCAGGATCAGCGGCACGTGCAGCACGTTGTCGTACAGGCCGTGGTGATCGAACCAGCACTCGTGGTCGTACAGCGTCTCGCCGTGGTCGCCGTTCACCACCACGATGGTGTCGTCCAGGATGCCGTGCGTCTCGAGCGCGTTGAACAGGACGGCGATGGCGGCGTCCATGTAGGCGACGGCGCCGTCGTACTGGGCGATCACGTAGTCCTTGTCGGTGATGCCGGGCGGCATCCAGGCGGCGAAGTAGTCCCGGAACGGCTTGAACGACAGCACCGGGTCCATGGAGCGGTTGGCCGGGTCGCACTCGTTGCCGTGGTAGAAGATGCGCTCGTACGGCTGCGGCGGCAGGTAGGGCGAGTGCGGGTCCATGTGGCGCAGGAACAGCAGGAACGGGTCGCCGCCGGCCACCAGCCGGTCCAGCTCCGGCAGCGCGGTCTCGTTGAGCAGGTGCGCCTTGGGTGCGCGGCCGCCGGCCGTGGGGGCCCATGCCTCGTAGTCGAGGTAGGTGTCGAAGCCGCGCGCGGAGGGATTGCCGGAGAAACCGATGCAGGTGCTGGTGTAGCCGTGGCCGCGCAGCAGCTCCGGCAGGGTGGTGACGGCCGCCCCGAGCGGACCCTTGTGGCGCAGCGCCACCACTTGCGTGCTGAAGCAGTCGAGGCCGGACAGCATCGAACAGTACGCGGGGGTGGTCGGCACCGCCGGCGAGTACGTGCGCTCGAACAGCACCGCGTCGGCGGCGAAGCGGTCCAGGTGCGGGGTGGTGGGGCGATGGTAGCCGTAGCTGCTCATGTGGCCGGCGGACAGCGAGTCGATGCCGAGCAGAACGACGTTGGGTGGTCTTGCCATTACCGTTCCAGGTAGTCGCGCGCCCAGCTCCCACCGGCGGCGCCGCTGCCGGGCGACCGCCACAGCGCCTGCGTCGCCTCGTCGGCGCCGTATTCCTTGAGCGAGGCCAGCAGCAGCTCGTGCAGTTCGGCCACCGCGGCGCGGTTCGCCTCGGCCACGTCGTGCTCGGCGCGCGGGTCGGCGGCCAGGTCGAAAAGTTGCGGCGCGCCGCCGGGGCCGACCGGCGCGTAGCCCCAGTCGGCGGCGCGCAGGAATGGCGTGCTCGCGCGTGCCGGGAGCTGGTTCGGGGTGGCCGCGGCCGGGCGCGCGTGGGCGGCGGTAATCACGTGCTCGCGCAGCGCACCGCCGCCGGCCAGCAGTTGCGGGGCGAAGGAACGTCCCTGCACCGGTTGCGGCGGCGCGATGTCGACGCCGGCCAGCTCGCTGAGGGTGGGCAACAGGTCGAACGGCTGTGCGCGCAGGTCGAGCTGCGTCCCGGCCG
The genomic region above belongs to Spirochaetaceae bacterium and contains:
- a CDS encoding Gfo/Idh/MocA family oxidoreductase; this translates as MERLRVGVVGCGKISAAYFRGCREFPILDVVACADLVAGRAAAQAAEFGIPRALTPEELLADDGVDLVVNLTIPAAHHAVSRAAIDAGKHVWCEKPLAVERAEGEDLVRAAGHAGVLLGCAPDTFFGGGHQTCRKLIDDGWIGKPLHAAAFMAGPGHESWHPDPEFYYQPGGGPMFDMGPYYLTALVHLLGPVRSVAGLTRVSRPERLITSEPRRGERITVRVPTHVQGLLEFAGGAQAVIVTSFDVQAAHLPRIEVFGSERTLAVPDPNGPGGPVAVGQARSEWQEVPLTHGYTATSRGIGVADMAYAIRTGRPHRASGALALHVLDIMHAIHEAAAERRQVDLTTTCERPAPLPMGLQPATLD
- a CDS encoding DUF4389 domain-containing protein produces the protein MTNDSSTDYPVQFRVEYPDGPRDRGSVLVRVLLAIPILIIAGLLSGNFPLDDSDMTRAQASVAGAGLSIATALMILFRQKYPRWWFDFMLALSRFSARIGAYLLLLRDEYPSTDEQQAVHLDIAYPDVAGLNRVLPLFKWLLAIPHYIVLSLLSVVALVIAVVSWVAILVTGEQPKWAFEFLEGLMRWGWRVTAYAFLLTTDRYPPFSL
- the larA gene encoding nickel-dependent lactate racemase, whose amino-acid sequence is MSGAGGTGPVNGGVAGHAGNGAATKPVALAYGRDGLTIEVPEGAAVVRPRHVAGVGDEAAALRAALAEPIGAPPLAQLAAGKRRVVVTHSDITRATPNDRILPVLLAALEEAGVARGDITLINALGTHRRQTPEELRQMLGAAIVENYRCLQHDAWDDAGLVAAGTTSRGNAIRLNRLVMEADLAIFTGFIEPHFFAGFSGGPKGALPALAGHESVLTNHGYAMIGDPGATWGITDGNPIWEEMREAALLIEPLFLLNVTLNNGGEISGVFAGDVIEAHRRGCAFVRESAMVAVEEPYDAVVTTNSGYPLDQNLYQTVKGMQAARGIVRPGGAIVMAAGCEDGLPDHGRYAELLAEAGSPEAILELLRRPGFSEQDQWQVQIQALIQRHADVYVYSDGLSDAQIRAALFRPTRNIEATLADLAPERLCVLPDGPLTIAYLDRP
- a CDS encoding sulfatase, whose protein sequence is MARPPNVVLLGIDSLSAGHMSSYGYHRPTTPHLDRFAADAVLFERTYSPAVPTTPAYCSMLSGLDCFSTQVVALRHKGPLGAAVTTLPELLRGHGYTSTCIGFSGNPSARGFDTYLDYEAWAPTAGGRAPKAHLLNETALPELDRLVAGGDPFLLFLRHMDPHSPYLPPQPYERIFYHGNECDPANRSMDPVLSFKPFRDYFAAWMPPGITDKDYVIAQYDGAVAYMDAAIAVLFNALETHGILDDTIVVVNGDHGETLYDHECWFDHHGLYDNVLHVPLILRYPPGLPGGVRVAGYNQHQDLVPTLLELAGLPYDEARFDGRSLLPMVRGARHSHASELYLTECTWMRKHGWRTPEWKLIAALEPDFHFKPPVELYRLTDDPDELHNLADELPDVAAFLRGRMERWIEQRCRDTGLPAPILNQGDWHGHAGLGAFTSPQQAYDTLHIGDPGAAQRLQAGGGQ